In Dioscorea cayenensis subsp. rotundata cultivar TDr96_F1 unplaced genomic scaffold, TDr96_F1_v2_PseudoChromosome.rev07_lg8_w22 25.fasta BLBR01000614.1, whole genome shotgun sequence, the DNA window AGaaatggctaactctatacatgctCAGGACAGCATCAAATAGTTCACTGATAATGGGTACTGAAATTTTCACTCACCAGCATCATTAATGTGTCCTTTTGAAATAAAAAGGATTCGATTGAgttaaacaaacataaaatcgcTAATAATGCATCACATTGTATAAGatttaaaacacaaataaattcTCGAAACGGGTATTCTATCCAGTAATtcagaaagaagaaaaaaatggaaacttTGGTGAACCACGATCCCTGaattaaacaaaggaaaaagaaaaaagcttACTTTATCAAGCATCTCAAAAGAATCAGCACGCCACCGCACCCAACCTCAAATAGCAAAATAGCATCCGCAGCCACAGCAGCCAGCCAAGCCGGAGCTGCTCCCCTTCCGAAGCCCTCGGAATCCACCGCTCCGGCCTCGTCCTCCTTGTCCTCTTCTCCCCATCCAAACCACCTTTCTGTTTCCTCTCCCCTGCATTCACCGAAACCCCAACCCCTCTTCCACCAGCCACCACCAAATTTGGGAGGTTCTCTGGTAGTGGAGCAAGCCCCGCAGGCAATGCCGATAGTCATCGATGGCTTGATCCTCAGAACAACACCGATTACGGCGATGCGGGAGGATCGATCGCCTCGCCGTGGAGATCCACGAGGATGGTATCggggtttctagggtttcatttgGCTTcgcggttttttttttaaaaaataacagaactTTCCCTCgcgttttttttcttaataaaaataattaaaaaattgtgtttgttgatttttatttgtttttgttaattttatttgataaaaacatCATTATATAATTTACAAATCAAATTAGTTTAAATTGAGTATTTCATTCAAtgtctgatttattttttaatttttaatttttaatttttgaaagaatgtgACTGATTGGAATAAATATTTTGTAGGAGTATAATTCAATCTGTTGaccaatcaatttttttattcctaAATAGTACTTTAATTGGTTTTTAAACATTCTTTGTATATAATATTAGTCCACTTCACACATTGATTATATGTATGAcctaataaaacattaaaataataataaaaataataaaagtaatattaagttgataaaagatatttttgtgTAAAATAATTGAACAAGTTCAgtaatttaaacttaaaaaaataagttatgaGATTTTTTTACGATAAGAAcaaactttttattaaaaaaataaaataaaacaaacacaatatGTCATGTGGTATTTGCctacaaacataaaataaatataaatagagcattaataaataaaataaagattaagCTAACAATTATTCTGGTATATCcgtttacaattttattttatttttttgaattatgaagATATACTTAATACTCCTcgtatataattaatattattttgtataatatctatataaatattatttttcttttttttttagtattatgACAAAGAGCACTATATACataaactattatatatatatatatatatatatatcaaagattACTAAATGAACTTTATTAATTGATTCACCTATTTTATAAAGTTGCAACTGAATTATCTTCAATAATTCTATTCTTCcacgattatttttttattttttatttttacacaaTGTGACAAGTTATCCTGTATATACATCTTTTATTATTAGCTCTCAACTATGCATTATAAACAAAGGTGGAGAGAGCATGAGTCAAAGGGGTGCTCCCAACTTAattataacatataataatatgatatgCAAGACTTGAAACTTTTTAAtatgaaacttttt includes these proteins:
- the LOC120254759 gene encoding uncharacterized protein LOC120254759 isoform X1, which produces MTIGIACGACSTTREPPKFGGGWWKRGWGFGECRGEETERWFGWGEEDKEDEAGAVDSEGFGRGAAPAWLAAVAADAILLFEVGCGGVLILLRCLIKLNVICNNSWTDLIIVMAMGFSIGTSKAPIL
- the LOC120254759 gene encoding uncharacterized protein LOC120254759 isoform X2; the protein is MTIGIACGACSTTREPPKFGGGWWKRGWGFGECRGEETERWFGWGEEDKEDEAGAVDSEGFGRGAAPAWLAAVAADAILLFEVGCGGVLILLRCLINCYQKAKVYIWMNFVSYPFHLQQIGQGT